ACAATGACAGTATGGAATCTATGGATGAATTAAGTATTGGACATAGGGTTGCTTTGCTCGGAAGTAAACAGGGGTTTGATAATGCTAGATTACTAGTTATGCAAGGACGTGTATGTATTCAGGCTAGTGATGTTACTAAACTGAGATTAGTTGTGTTGTTGGAAGGTGCTGAGGCATGGGTGGACCGCGAAAATTAATTTAGAGGGGTCAAAAATTACAATTACTTGAATATATACATCAAAAGTAGAGAAATGGAGACAAATGATTAAGCTAAGTGGGGACAATCTCACTATTTCATTGATTTAGTGTAGGAAGATTAAAAAGTTTAGTGGAGGCAGCTGTCCCCACACCTtttaggctggtcatagtggggaGTAACATAATATGTTACTAGTCTAAGTTACCACCTTCATAATGGGTATtaacatatatgtggtgtcatgcattgtgtcatttattagATTGCAGATTCATTTTGGTTTagtttgtgtgatgttatggtaacatatctaatTACCACCTCACTCTCTTCCTTCATTTAATACCAtgccatgtcaccaaaatgACTAATGACTAGTTGGCATGTTACTATCTAAGTTACTCCCATTATGAGTAGCCTTAACCTGGATCCGGAGGTGCATATATTTAAGAGGTTTGCTTATCTCAGAGTGGTATATATGTGCCATCTTTTGGCAACGCCTCGCGGAGGAACAAGTACGTGCTACGAATTCTCGTACTCTCTCTTTAGGCAGCTACCAGTGCTCGCACGACTTCCTCATTTTGCAACAACGTGACAAGAGCGACATGCATAATTAGTCACGGATATGTATGTTTAAAACGGGCGACGTATCAGATGAAAACTCCGGTCCATTAAAAATTTGCAAAACTTCCGTTTTGAACCGGTAGACAAAGAATACATGGTTCAGATCCAGGTTGCCAAGACTGGCTGCTTCACTGACTTCCTACGAGTGAACCAAGCTGAAAAATTCAGATGCCACTTAGGTGACGAGGCCCAATGCTAGAGGCAGGCAGCTTGGACCTGTAGAAATTAATTAACGCGACCGAgctttaattaattttctGCAACGCATCGCGTGCACGCGAAAAAGGACCCGTCTTTATTCCGTCGCATCGGATGGCATGTGATGGTCCGTCGCGGGTGTGAACTGGGAGGACGAACCAGACAAGCAACGCATCGAATGATTGACCAAAGGGGATGGGGAGATATTCTCTTGTCATGCTGCTAATTGGATTGGATAGTACTTTCTTGACGAGAAGATAATTAATGTGGACAAACTGTGCGTGCTCTGTCTTATTGCACGATGATGGATTAACtatattttcttcttattGTTTCGAAAGGGAATTAACTATGTTTTCTTTGGAGCTCATGGGAATATATTTTGGGTTCAGATGGGGAGCAAGTCAACAGCACTTGGCTGCTCTtccttgcttttttttttgtttgaaagaGGGCACTTCCTTTTCTTTAGTTTCATACTCCCTTCTATCtatcttaaattgttgtcgaaacattacatgtatttagacgtttttttaaaaaatacattaatatttgaataaatttaatttaagaatttagaaacaaaGAGAGTATGAAAGAGTGGAATGTAAGTATGGAAATGAGACAGGGTGCCTTCGCCAAGTTTGCTTAGGGAGCGAACGAACGACGACCCTCAAGTCATTCCGTCAGGCAATCTCTCTCGCCTGGCTCTTCCATCTCTTCGGTCGATCTTAGTATAGAGAGGAAGATctttgagaaaagaaagaccgagaggaaggaaggaaggacaTGGCCGTCACGCAACGACTAGCTGCTGTTAACGCCATTTCATCGTTATCTTCTGGTCGGTCTGCATCCTGTGCATTCCATCCCCTGCGGCGCGCGTCCATTATTTGCGTTCGGTTTCCATTGTTCCTGCCGAGCCGCCGGACGGCCTTGACCAATCTGAATTACTCCGTAAGTCCGTATCACAATCGACcttcgtgcatgcatgcaactggACTCGAGAACGTCCAAAACGAGAAGGGGGTTACGTGTAAGTCTCTCTCGAGCAAACAAACAACCAAGGAGTCATCGACCGCCACGATAGATGATTGCGAACCGCCGGTACTCGACTTGGTAGCAGTACAGTAACCAATAATTAACCGTCCGGTGAGCTGTGTGGAGTGTCGTGCAAGTATCAAGAGTTTAAGCTAACGGTACCGCAGCAACAATCTTTTGTTGTTTGagaaagagtaaaatgcaccacTAGTCATggactcggcaaaaatgaacattttagtcCACGAATTCAGAAAACACACATTTGAACTcctaaactgggactactgtgtcactttagtctaAAGCGGTTCGTCCAGGCTTAAATACGCCATGTGGCTACCACGTCAGCTTCAGCCAGGACCGCGGACAgctactcgattttctcaagattttttttgcaaaatcatcaTGCCTGAGCCGCTCGTGAGGGGCAAGGCGGCCTCGCCCAGACGGGAATCCTAACCCCTGAGAACCACGCTGTTGTAGCCGTCGCATCGCCTAAGGTTGCTATCAAGGTTACAATACTTAATTTTGACGAGAGTATGTCGGTGAAAGGATGATCGAAGCTGACGTGACGGCCACGTGTTGGGATTAAAGGCACGCAGAAATAAAGCCGCTACCTCGTATGGGGCCACGGGCCAAGACTACGGCCTACTAAAGGCCCACTCTCGTATGCTCTTCCGGCTACTCGACTCGACTCGACACCGccatcctctcaaaaaaaaaaaaaagactcgaCGCCGCCACGGCGGCCAGCGCCGCTCGCtagtccgccgccgccggccacccaGTCGCTGCCCGAACTTTTACCCCCATCCCTCGCTCGTACTTCCCGCAGTCCCGTACCCATCTCCCCCAGGCGCCTCTGCTGCTCTCCCCGATTtgcccaccgccggcgccgttgAAGGAGGAGCCAGCCGTCGCCTGCCGGTACCCCCCACCACCGGTAAGTCTTCTGTCTCGTTCCCGTTTCCTGCTTTCTTTGGGGTGCTCGCCTAGGGCGCATTAGCCGCGCCACTTCTGCACTCGTTCCATTCCATCCACGCCCACCCAGCCAGGAAAGGAAACGGCCACCATGTTCCTGTTGAATCTTTCAGATACTCGGCGTGCGCGCAGCCGACCTATACGGAATTCATGTATGTAGGTTTCTGCAGTGCAGGTTTGGTGTAGTACTGCTACGAGTTTGGTTGCTTGCTTTTCGCTGTAAGAAGTAGCTTTTTTGTTTATGATGTCTCAAGGGGATTTTGTTTATGATGTAGCTTGAATCCGGGATAAAGAAGGACCATGGATTTCGCTGCTTACAGTATCAGGGGCCCTCTCAAGCTTGCAGTCGGTCATGATCCATATGCGCTGTCTAATAATCACCTCTGCTGCGGCTGGAGGCCTCCGGCATCTTGCGCTGTTTCTCGGGTGTCGAGTAGTAATATCCCCAGTAATGTTGTACGACATGTTGTCCGTGATTCTCCTCACTTGATTGCTCTGAATTCAGAAAGACTGCGCTCAAGCTTGAAAGCTTCAGTGTTGGATGGTAGCATCGTTGCAGGTAAATACTCTTGGATCAGTCGTGTGTAATTTCTTCTGGAGCACTATAGTACCATATAAATATGATGTATATGTTCAAACCCGCAATATTAATCTGTGAGATGAAATGCAAAACCAAAAACTTTCTTCTAGTTTACAAGCTGCAACAACAATATTTGATTTTAGTTTGATCTGTTTTTCAGAAGATAAGATAACTGTACTCGTCATTGGTGGTGGAGGAAGGGAGCATGCGCTTTGTTATGCTTTGAACCGTTTGCCTTCTTGTGTATCTGTTTTATGTGCCCCTGGTAATGTTGGTATTGCTCAATCCGGAGATGCGACCTGTGTATCggacttggacatctccagTAGTGACGCTGTTATATCGTTCTGCCACAAGAGGGCAGTGGGAATGGTGGTAGTGGGCCCTGATGCTCCTCTTGTTGCGTGTCTTGCAAATGACCTTGTCAAAGCTGGGATACCAACCTTTGGTCCTTCATCAGAGACTGCAGCACTAGAAGGATCAAAAGACTTCATGAAGAAGCTGTGTGATAAGTATAATATCCCAACTGCTAAGGTATTTTGCATCTGCATTGAGCAATAATCTTTCTAGGTCTACATTGATTTGTTTACATGATATGCTATCCATGTTTAAGAACTGTACACGAACTTAGGTATAGGCATATTTTCTTTGTCTTGAGACAATGTTACGAACCATGCTCATATTCAACTGAACTGATGCTACTACTAGTTACATAAAATATAATATAAGTATGGTAACCAGCTTAGTTTTAACTATTGTTCATCATCCTTGACATTTCCTTGAGATATACCTTTCTGAAAAGTTATCTTGTTGCTACAGAAAAGGGACTAATAAGGCATACAGATTAAGCTAATACAAATACCCTTTTTCTCTTACTTGTAGTATCGCACATTCATGGATCCTGTGGAAGCTAAACAATATGTCAAGGATCAAGGGGCCCCTATTGTTATCAAAGCTGATGGACTGGCTGCTGGAAAGGGCGTCGTCGTTGCTATGAGTTTGGATGAGGCATTCGAAGCAATAGACTGTATGCTGGTTGAAGGGTCATTTGGTTCTGCTGGTTCACAGGTCATCATCGAAGAGTATCTAGAGGGTGAAGAAGCCTCTTTCTTTGCATTGGTAGATGGTGAAAATGCTTTGCCACTTGAATCAGCACAGGATCATAAAAGAGTTGGTGATGGTGATGTTGGTCCAAACACGGGTGGTATGGGTGCAGACTCGCCTGCACCAATAGTGACAGAAGAGCTTAAGCGCATGGTCATGGAAAGTATAATCATCCCAACTGTTAAAGGTATGGCAGCTGAAGGACGCAGGTTTGTTGGTGTATTATATGCTGGGCTTATGATAGAGAAGAAATCTGGGCTGCCTAAGCTTATTGAATACAATGTGCGATTTGGGGATCCTGAATGCCAGGTTAGTGGTCATCTAGATCTTAGGATTTATAACTCCCAGTTTGGTCATTACAAGCTTGATTTCCTTTTCATAGTCACAGTATGATCAAAATGTTCTCATTTTCTTGATGAAGTTCAGCCGGCGGAGCTACGAACAAATTCATGGGCGGGCCAAGCTAAAAGAAAACGCAAAATTTTGTTCTCAATCGTACGATATTTAGCCTCCTAGTACTCTAGCCGTGATGGGAAGAGACCAAACCATGACCTCGCAAATCCACCTATTATCCACAGGGGTATAAAATCAACCAATATACTTTTGGATGAAAGTATCTGACACACAAAAGGGTCAGTGAAGAGACCAAACCAAGATATGTATCACCTCCGAGCACTCTAGCCATGATGGCAAGAGACCAAACCAACAATCCAATCAGTGCCGTGCTATGAAATTGACAAATTGCAAATTAGGGATTTgggggaagaaagaaaacaaatactgtCTGGATAGAGAAGTTGGGGAAAAGGAGGAGCAGCGGGTGAGCTGTGGCGGAGCTGCAATgagcagtggcggcggagcagcaaGGGTTGTGGGCACGGCGAGGCAGCGAACGGGCGCAGCGCAGGGCAGGGGGGTGAGCAGCGGCGACGTGCGGGGCGGCTCTGGCTGGCTTCAGTTCGTCGCGCTGGTCCGTCGTCGTCACGAGGCAGAGGCAGCAGCTCAGCGCACGGGGCGCCCCTGCCTGGGACGGGCCAGTGGCGACCAAGAACTAGGAGGCAGGCAGGCGGGCGGTGAAGATGGTTGGTTTCCTCTGCTGGGCTGGCCCTATGACTACCGATGGTAAttgtttttttgcaaaaatcctGGGCGGGCCATGGCCCAGTTTGGCCCCAACTAAGCTCCGCCAGTAATGAATTTAgacaatgcaatgcaatggaTTTGAATTCCTTCCCAGTACAATTTTTTGTCATACTTTGGTGCTGCCATAATAAAGTTTTCCTTGTAGATATGTGTGCAACAGTTCACTTTACCTGACAAGGAGTCTAGTGTTTTTCCTGGTCTTCCTGAGAAAAGGAAACCTATTAGATCCTTTACCACAATGAGGATGGTGTATCTATGTGTTAGGTATAAATGTAGTTTTAGGCCTTGGGTAAGTTAACATTGAAGTAAGTTGAAATATCTGACATTAGTGAATTGAATCACTAATATATGCATAACAACATCTTAGTACTGTCTTTCCATAACATTTTAATTGCATATTGTGATAGAATCTAGTGATCGGATGTACATCTTGTGGACTTTGCTCATGTCAAAAGCAATGTACATTTGCAACAGGGTGAATTTGTTATAAATGCCATCGAGACATTGTGTCTTATTGTCATGTACATTTACTTGCGAAACAGAAGAGATGCATCCTGCCTTTTTGACTGCTCAAGCCTGCTTGTTTTGAAACTTGCATGcccatctttttttctcttcaatCATCTTGTGCCACCTAT
The Brachypodium distachyon strain Bd21 chromosome 2, Brachypodium_distachyon_v3.0, whole genome shotgun sequence genome window above contains:
- the LOC100839999 gene encoding phosphoribosylamine--glycine ligase isoform X1, translated to MDFAAYSIRGPLKLAVGHDPYALSNNHLCCGWRPPASCAVSRVSSSNIPSNVVRHVVRDSPHLIALNSERLRSSLKASVLDGSIVAEDKITVLVIGGGGREHALCYALNRLPSCVSVLCAPGNVGIAQSGDATCVSDLDISSSDAVISFCHKRAVGMVVVGPDAPLVACLANDLVKAGIPTFGPSSETAALEGSKDFMKKLCDKYNIPTAKYRTFMDPVEAKQYVKDQGAPIVIKADGLAAGKGVVVAMSLDEAFEAIDCMLVEGSFGSAGSQVIIEEYLEGEEASFFALVDGENALPLESAQDHKRVGDGDVGPNTGGMGADSPAPIVTEELKRMVMESIIIPTVKGMAAEGRRFVGVLYAGLMIEKKSGLPKLIEYNVRFGDPECQVFRAGPGFRFDRRAFTKPGPGFAQVLMMRLESYLAQVLLSACKGELGKVSITWSPEIAMVVVMASEGYPGSYKKGTVIKNMDNAEQVSPAVKIFHAGTALDGDGNLVAVGGRVLGVTAKSKDIEEARARAYDAADAIDWPEGFFRRDIGWRALKHEQMANC
- the LOC100839999 gene encoding phosphoribosylamine--glycine ligase isoform X2; its protein translation is MDFAAYSIRGPLKLAVGHDPYALSNNHLCCGWRPPASCAVSRVSSSNIPSNVVRHVVRDSPHLIALNSERLRSSLKASVLDGSIVAEDKITVLVIGGGGREHALCYALNRLPSCVSVLCAPGNVGIAQSGDATCVSDLDISSSDAVISFCHKRAVGMVVVGPDAPLVACLANDLVKAGIPTFGPSSETAALEGSKDFMKKLCDKYNIPTAKYRTFMDPVEAKQYVKDQGAPIVIKADGLAAGKGVVVAMSLDEAFEAIDCMLVEGSFGSAGSQVIIEEYLEGEEASFFALVDGENALPLESAQDHKRVGDGDVGPNTGGMGADSPAPIVTEELKRMVMESIIIPTVKGMAAEGRRFVGVLYAGLMIEKKSGLPKLIEYNVRFGDPECQVLMMRLESYLAQVLLSACKGELGKVSITWSPEIAMVVVMASEGYPGSYKKGTVIKNMDNAEQVSPAVKIFHAGTALDGDGNLVAVGGRVLGVTAKSKDIEEARARAYDAADAIDWPEGFFRRDIGWRALKHEQMANC